From Excalfactoria chinensis isolate bCotChi1 chromosome 14, bCotChi1.hap2, whole genome shotgun sequence:
TTCGCCTGTAATCCCAAAGATTACACCTACTCTCCAGCTGTGGGGCTTTGGGTAGGAACACAGGGGATTTCTGAGCAGCATGGGCTCATGTTTTAATACAACTGCTTGGCTGCTCCTCCCAAACAGCTGAGTGTCTTTCTAATCAATTGCTATGAAGAAAAGGCTTTGGCTCTCCCTTGCCTCCCCCAAGGCCCATCAGATTGGTGCTGCAGAGGTCATAGAAGCTGTCTGAGCTGGCAGAGATCATCTGCCTAAATGCAGACACCGGGACCAAAGCAGGTGTGGGATATGATCAATGGGGATGTTTGGTGCAGGGCCCACCACCTCAGCATATCACCTTAAATGCTCTTAGACTCGACGATACGGTTCCATCCCCATTGCAGCCCTGTGCCTGTTGCACTCGCTGGGCTGCCAGGCAGCCTTTTCTCCCCCACAAAACAGCAGgtgtcagagcacagcaggtGTCAGAGCGCAGCCATGAGGCACCTGGGAGTGAATGAGCTGAAAGCTGTTTCAGCAGCAGCCGAGAGCTTCCGTCAGCATTCTGTGCCACAAGTGAAAGCTGTGCCCCTGCCTCCATGTCTCTGCACTGCCCAAGAAGTGGGCTGTGGGTTTGATGGCTTCTGTGTTAACTGTGCTCCCTTTGGGGATGCTGCACACAGTGCAGCACACGCGGATCTGACGCTGCCTGTGGAAGCTGCGCTGCTGCTCTCAAGTTGTGGGACTGACACAGggaacaagaggaaaacaaacagcaacgTGAACGTCGTGTCCCAAGGAGAAGTTGTGTGTCACGTGTTTTCTGGACACACAAGGTACAGGCACATCCGTGtttgtgatactgtgatactccCACACCTCGCACTGAAACCTTTGGGAGAACAAACCTCGCCTTCAAGCTGCAGTTCTCTGCCTTCCCAACAGCTGCAAAACCAGACCCCagaagtgggaaaaaacaaccctgaaCTCCACAAAGATCAGCAGAGCAACCGCAGATCCTGCAGCAAACGCCCATCCTCGCTGCACTGGGCAGAAGGAGGAGCGCTGTGTGATTAACTGTGCCCCTCTTAGATTATCACACAGCGATGCTATCGGCTCCCACCTGGTGTTCTCCAGTtccctgctctcagcagctTTGCACAGGGAGGGGCTGCTGTGCCCTTCCACGTTTCACTTAGAAGCTGGCAAACCTGTCTGGAAGCCTGAAATGAAACTCGGCCCTGCTGGCTTTGTTATTACCTTGATCTTTGCATTACTTaagtgctctgtgctcctgctctcGGCTGGCGGCCATCCATCTTATCCCATTGCAAAGTCAATGTGCCTTCGTGTAGAAAAACTGCCTCAGCCCAtcagcctgcagcccttctcTTGTGCTATTGGTGAGTAAAGCTGGCACTGGGAGAGGTTGTTTGAGGACGTGGAACCCCCAGACCGTAATGCTGGTGCTGTGGGCACACCTTAGCCTGGCCCCTATTGGAGCACCTTTAGCTGCCAGACAGCACCCACTGGTTGTGCTCCATCCCAATGGAGAGCAGTCGCTGTGCTTTGCATCGCTGCAGGACTTCAACTGCAGGACTTCACGTGCACAAAGCGGGGGCAACTGTCCCAAAAAATACACTCAGGAAACGAAATGTGGCACTAACAGAGACGCCTCCCCAGTGTAAGAGCAGCTGAGACGGGCTCCAATCAGAGCAGGAGCCTGAGGAACCGAACTGCAGGAGGACCGAAGTTGTGTAGGAGCTGTTGAGGGAACACAGCAAGAGCTCTGCACCGCCTCCTGCCTTGGGAAGGGCCGAGGCTCTGAACGAGAAGTTCCCTCCCCACGGCCTGTCCCAGTCACAGcagcaggtgctcagctctgccctgacCCGGCCCTGTGTGGGTGCAGCCAtcagagcccagcagctgggagcacgGAGGTGCCAGCTCTGTGTGCCAGCCTGGGAGCGCTGCTCCACCATCCTGCCATGTTACAGCCTCAGCCCCTTCTGCCCCAGCCCACAGCGCAGCCTTACAGGCATTCATCAGGTTGTTCTCTTTCTACCTCCCTCACAGAGTGCCCAGGCACAGCGGAGCAGACCCATTGCTAGATGCTGCGTGCGGACATGGCTGCACCATTCAGACAGGAAAACCTCAGGGTAAGTTTTCAGCTTTCCATGGTGACCGGAGGTGGTTTTGTTCCTAGCAGTGGATGTGCGTTATGGTTACCCACTCCTCACGCCCATCCTTGCAGAGACCCAGAAAGGTTTCAGCCTGAGTGTGGCTCCTTTGGCAGCCCGGAATGTACcggcacagcactgcccagctccCCGCACGCCGCGCTGTCCATCCGGCAGCACAACGCCTCCATCCCAGCCGTGGCGGTGCTGCCGCTCCAGTCCCCGTGGAGGCAGAACCAAGGCCTCGGAGCTCCCACGGCTGAAGCCTCCAGCCGGTATTTCCCAACCGGAACGTGCTGTTGCACAGCGGCATCCAACAGCTGGAAGGGCTCCTCTCGTTTCACAGGGAGCTGCCGACGCGTTGAGGACACGATCCCCGTTACCCGCAGCGCTTCTCTCTCCCTGCCAGGAAGCCGGGCCCGTCTGCTCGGCGCAGCCCcgctcccttctcccttccccgCAGGGCCGCACTCCGGGCCCCGCTCCGCCCATTTCCCAGCGCAGCTCCCCGCTTCCCACGCGGTGACATTTCACGTCCCGGTGCGGCCGgcccttccttcccctgctgAGCGCCGACGGGACATCGCGAAGGACCGGCTGCACCGCGCTGCGGGGCCTCCCCGCCCTCTCCCAGCTTCGCCTCCCGGTGCCGCTCTATGGCTCTATGCAGCTCGGAGCCGCGGCTTCCCGTCGCTCAGCGCCCCGCGCGGTTCCCTCCCCGCTCCCAGGCCCCGCACGGACACCTACCGCTGCGGCCCGGCGGCTCCCGGCGCTGCGTGTCGGCAcctgcggggcggcggggcggagcgCTGCGCTGCGGGGCGGGCCCGGCTGAGGCCTGCGGAGCCGCGGCCTGGCGTagcggggcgggccgggcgcCCCCTCCCCGCTGGCGGCCGTCAGAGCTTTGCGGCCTGGCTGCGCCGTGAGCCGCGGGGCGGGACCGTCTGCCGTCGCCGGGTAACGGGGCTGTGACCTCAGCCCGCCGGCCCGGGCGCCGGGAGGCGGCATGAGCGTGGCGGTCACGTTGGCGGAGCTGGCGGACGTTGCCTTCCGCACGCCCCATGGCTGCAGCATCAACGCCGGcgccctgcagctcctcctgcgCGGGCTGTTGGAGCACctgaggctgcaggatgctgccaCGCACCTCTCTGAGGACGAGAGGGGCCTCCTGCAGCCCGAGGTCGGCGTGAAGCCCCGCGTTCTCCTCCATCCGGGCCATCCCGGTGGGCCCCTGGGTGTAACAgaactgctgagctgcaggcagggcccTGACGCACCGACCGCCGACACGGAGCAGGTCGTGCAGCTGATGAAGAGGGTCGAGATGATTGAGGAGGGGATGGCAAAGGTGAGGATCCATCCTCAGCATCCCgcactgtgctgtgcctgtGTTGTGTCACATCCATGTCCTTGGAGATGTCCCCTGAGACAGGACTGGAGGACCTGGCATAGCACAGAGCCCTGTTTCTAGTTCAGGTGTTGGTAGCTTTGCCGTGAGGTTTCATTAGACTGCGGTATGTTAACATTGCTGCTGACAAAGGTGGTTTTGGCTACTTTTTATCTGCCCCTGGTGCTCCAGCAGATAAACTCTGAGGTTCTGATTTGCTGGGTCCCTTCCTTGGAGTATCTGTGTGCTGTCAGGGTCTGTGTCCCATAACCTTTCTGCCTTGCAATGCAGAATAGAGGcaacagatgacagcagagctgcctggtgggCAAGCTGTCCCCATGCAGAGGCAGTGGCTGGGCACTGTTCCTCAGGTCACAGACACGCTGCAGGAGGTGCTCACCAACACCTGCTCCCTGAAAACCACCATCCAGACCttccaggaggagctgcaggtccTGAAGGACAGTTTCCAGAAGGTACGTGAGTAGAGCTGAGCACTTGGTTAACAGCTCTCAGCAGGGGGTCGGGCTCTGTGGGCACCTCCACACATGGGAACTGCCCAGGGGGTTTGGAGAAGCAA
This genomic window contains:
- the LOC140258803 gene encoding uncharacterized protein; translation: MRHLGVNELKAVSAAAESFRQHSVPQVKAVPLPPCLCTAQEVGCGFDGFCVNCAPFGDAAHSAAHADLTLPVEAALLLSSCGTDTGNKRKTNSNVNVVSQGEVELLREHSKSSAPPPALGRAEALNEKFPPHGLSQSQQQVLSSALTRPCVGAAIRAQQLGARRCQLCVPAWERCSTILPCYSLSPFCPSPQRSLTGIHQVVLFLPPSQSAQAQRSRPIARCCVRTWLHHSDRKTSGDPERFQPECGSFGSPECTGTALPSSPHAALSIRQHNASIPAVAVLPLQSPWRQNQGLGAPTAEASSRYFPTGTCCCTAASNSWKGSSRFTGSCRRVEDTIPVTRSASLSLPGSRARLLGAAPLPSPFPAGPHSGPRSAHFPAQLPASHAVTFHVPVRPALPSPAERRRDIAKDRLHRAAGPPRPLPASPPGAALWLYAARSRGFPSLSAPRGSLPAPRPRTDTYRCGPAAPGAACRHLRGGGAERCAAGRARLRPAEPRPGVAGRAGRPLPAGGRQSFAAWLRREPRGGTVCRRRVTGL